cctcgcctgctTTGTTGCGGAGATAGCCGTGGACACGACACAAAGGCTGCACCTTGTATACCCCGTCGTCACTGAATTTATTTATAACTCGCGGGGATATCACTGAATATCTGGAGATGTTCCTTTATGTCGGTTCTTTGTCTCGCTACTGTGTTCGCCAGGATGTAACCCGGAATTCGATGAATTTTTACTAAGCAAAATCCTACGGCTACGTGGCTTCAGTGTTAGCACGAGGGAGCCGTGGTACTGGGGTACCGGCAAAGCTGCACGGAATAGGGCTGCAGCCAGCATTTCGCCTACAGCACAGCGCGCTCGGAGATGGGGCTGGGTAATATCATAGGGAACCAtagtttgtttttctcgtgaAAACTTTCGGAAATTACGAACAAGTAGCACTGTACGACCAAGACTCGTACTGAATGTTTTCGCTGTATCTCTCCGCCGCATTATTCACCTTCGGAGGCATGCGCATGTACTGGTGTCGATGAGACAAGAGTCCGGCAGCCGAATTAGTTTGCACTGAAGAATCTATATGCCATTTGCCATTATTCCTGCGCATAGCTATAACGGGGGATGACTCGTTATTGGCGGCAGTGTTACTTCGTTTGGGGAATACCATCGCCGCACGATTCTTTATTTTTGCCTGCTCTGCTggttcgtcttctgtggtTCAGTGTGTCTCATATGCCTCTTCCCCATCTTGTTGGGGTGACACCACCAGCTTGTACCGTCACCGCTTAGTCACTCGATTTACGCTTTGTTCTTTCAtaggaaaaggagacgttGGTGACGTTTCCCGGTGTTATTTTTGGCAGCCATGGAGGAGATGCGGGCACAACTCGCGGCCTTGATGGAAAGCATCAAGGCCCAACCGACTGATTTCACGGATCCGGAAGTATGCAAGTACTTCTTGACCGGTCTCTGCCCTCATGATCTGTTTGAGAATACGGTATGTTTACCACTTCGCTTTATTGCGGACGTTTTCACCCTGCGAAGTGGTGCTGATGACAGCGAAATACTATATGGGTTACTTGCGCATGCCGGGCGTTTATGGGTGTCACAATGCGTAAGAAATCAGTCAAGTCAACCAACATCAGCTGCCATACCGAATTCTACTCCACTGCCGTCGAGGGCACACATGTCGTGTTAATCGCGAAGCATTCCTCTTAATTTTACGCATGTGCTCGGTAGTGTTAATTTTTTCAGGTCGTTCAACGATCAATGAGACTCTTGCTGGGGGTTGCGTCCTCTTTTTGTTCAGGAATCTGGTCTCTACATCAAGGGCTACGTAAGTAACTGACTGTCACAAGGTAGAGTCGTGACCGAGCCACTGATGCAGTTGCCGGTTGACTTCGGTAATTCCATGTTCTGTCACACCGTCTTCATAAACGTGTTCCTCTGGTCTGCATATTCGGATTTTTTCAGCGATTTTCTTTGGGCCCATGCAAGAAGACGCACAGCGAAGAACTGAGAGCGAGATACATGGAagcaaggaaaacgagacgcTACGGATATGAAGAGCTGTCGATCCAGATCGTCAAGCAGCTCAtcgaagaagctgagaggAAGGTGGAAAAGGGGCAGGTGAGATGCGTAACCGCATGTCATTGTTTCGTTATGGCGGCGACCGGCTAAGGCGTTGCGACATTCGTTGTTCTACTTTTCGTGTTGGCTACCCTGTCACTTGTTAGCTCCTGCGATAAGGTCAACCAATCTCACAGGACAGTTTAGAGAACACTTTATGCGAACAGGCAATACGAGACCCTGTGATAGTCTTCACACATGTGCGTTCCAATGACATAAATACTTTATCTTCCCTTTGATTTCAGATGAGGTCTGACGAAGGGCACATCGCGCCCCCTGAGCACGTTCGACAGAGGCTCATGGCGGAGGTGAAAGCTCTTGACGACGACATTGACGAGAAGCTGAGAAAGGTAGGGTGGAAGCAAAGACCTACCATGCTCTTGGTGTTGGTGGCTCAAAAAACAACTTCACTTTTCGAGAGACAGTGTAGGGAACGTTGTACTACTGCAGGTGAAAATGTTCGAGGGCTTGCTTGTGGGGGTTCACACTGTCGGTCCAACGAGAGCGGAAGCCCCTAACCCACGGGGACACTAATGCAATGCAGCAAGACTGTGCATTTCTGGTGGACTGTTCATACAGGTCGACGTTTTGACAGAACAAGGGGACCATGACGCGGCAGCAAACCTAGGAGAGGTGGTAGCTTCTCTTCAAGTTAAGCGCTGCAAGTTGTTGTTCAAAGGAGCCGAAGGAACTCCACAGAAGCTTCGTCCTTGTGACGTGTGCGGCGCCCTACTTTCCGGTATTGGACCCACAAGACAAGGTTTTGCGGAGGTCTCCTCTTGCGCCACTCAGGAGGCCAGGCCACTGACCTCCGCATCACAGTTTAGATGAGGAAAGATGAGGGACTGACCATATTTATAAACCGAGTGTCAAATTCGGTGTCTCCTGATGTCATCTGGGACGTTAGCTGCGGCGTCTTCAGCCAAAGCAAATCATGATGGTGTTTGCCAATGTAGATCCACATCCAGTGTCGTGTATACTTTTATTGGTGGCTCTGTCAGGGGGACGTTATGACATGGAAACATCGTTTTAGTTTTAGCTGACGCCTGAAGCCCCCGATACTCGGATAGTTCAAGTTCGTAAAAGCGACTTCGTTATATTTCAGCGTTTTGTAAAGCGTGTTGCTCTCACAGCCTCAAAGTGGACCGCGGGTGGTTGGTGGGCATTCAGAAGGATCATTCGTGTGATGCGCATGTGTGCTGTTCAGTCTTCGATACCGACAAGCGCCTCGATGAGCACTTCCAAGGGCGTATTCATGTAGGGTTCCAAAAGCTTCGCAACATTCTGAAGAAACATCTCGAATACATCGCGTCAGCGCCTCTCCCTGACGCATCTCTTAGACCTCAGACAATGCCAAGCGGGTAAGCTCATGAAAGTTTACTTGCAAGTTGGTGGGCCGGTTAAGAAATATGACGTGCCTGTGACCAGTCCTCGAGAGTGAATCAAGCCTGTCGATGGGAACGCGCAGTTTTGAAGGCTGCGGATCATCCCGCAGTCGCCCAGCCTGGCCGTCTTGCTACCTTTCAcgacttttttttctgcgctTCATGTTGCTTCCGCGTGTGCGGGGGTCCATATAGGCCCACCTTACAGCTCCGTCTACTACAGACAGGGGAACTTACCTGGCAAAGGAGACTATGGTTTATGCAGAGACCAAGCTTTTGACCCCTCACCCGAACGTACCAGGAATGATTGTGTTGGTCTCTGGATGGTTTCCTTTGCAGGACGCTCTCTGTGAACGCCATGATGGCTGTAAACCAAATTATCACCCCACCTCCGCAGCGAGTGGATCCTGCTGCTATTGCAGCGATCGCCCGAGCCCAGGTTCAGCTGCCTCCGCCACCACCTCAACCTCCAGCTCCAGCTGTAAACACTGTAGCTGTGTCTGCGCCGCCTGCTGTACCCGCTTCGacgaacgaggaaagaggacgaagtCGCAGTCGTTCAGCAGACGACAAAAAGTCAAGAAGCCGCAGCAGAGATCatgacaggaagaagaagagtcgaaAGAGGTCACATTCCCGACGTCGTTCGAAGAGCCGGGACAGAAAGAGGAGTAGCAGCAAACACAAGAAACACCATAGCGACAAAGAacggagcagagacagggacagaagaaaggatgatcacaaagaaaaacacaggcacAAAGGGAGCAAGAGCAGAAAGTGAAATGAGAGTTGCGCAATGCACATCCTTCCTCCTATGGGCCGATTTTTTCGAATGTTACGTGATTTAGCGATTTTGGCATATTGATAGTTTCCAACAGTTTTGTATTATGTGACATTCCTTTGTACGCCAAAATCGTCTTGGAAACATTTGAGCGTTGTCAAAGCGGGAAGCAAAATTCTTTGCTGTGTTTGTATGCTGTCAATGTTTGTCAAAGTGGCAGGAGCTTGCGGGATGTACCTGTGCTTCCTAGTGAGCCTCGGGGGCGATGCCTGAGTTCGTGGCTTTCCACGGTTGACCCAACTCGAAATGTGTAGCAAACGATTCCTTCGCTGGTTCCTCGTAGCAACGTTTTTCAAAATGGTTTTGATGAGTGTACCCCGTGGTGGCACACTCTCACGCCACTAGCTGCTGGCAAACTCGATAGTCTTGCGTGATCCAAGTAGATATGTGGGGTATTGAGACAGCTTCCGATTAAGTGTAAGGAGTTTGCGAAAAAGGCTAGCTCGTTTTTAACTAATCTCCCGCTTCTAACTCATTTTTTACGTTTTGTAACGAGGGATAGCAGCTAAGAGTGGTGTACTGCCAGCGGCCGTGCCGTGTACAGACAATGGTCAGGTTGGAATATTGAGTGGTATTTCGTGGTAATCGAAGTTACGAGCCACACTGAAAGTGGACCACTTGCACGGTTACTGACCTGCAATATCAGCAATTTCTTGTTCTTTACTTCTTTTGTCCATCCCAACACATCCTTTTTTCACGGACAGTACTTGCTcggttctgtctcttctttccataTTTTGCCAATACACGAAACTGGAAAACCGCAGTTGCCACCAACTCCTACGTATAAAAGCGTCCCTGGTTGAGTGGCTGCCCGGATAACAACAGTAGTTCGCGTGAGCGAATGCGTATTTGAGTGGCCGATATTCTAGCCTCCACTCAACATGCCGTAGAACGCGACGTGCAGGGGTCTGTATGAGGATACGAAGCTGGTTGTTacctcttctcgcgtcgcttTGGCTAGGGGCTCCCGGGAAGGGGGTTAGAGAGGGACGACCCCTTACAAACGGGCAAGTTGTCCTCATGTTGCTAGTTCCAGCGAGGCACGACGTAAAGGCTGCGTGTGGTGGTGTCCGGAGACCTAGTACGAGATATCGATCTAAAAACAGTGGGATGCAGGATTATCAAGCACTCGGCAGAAGTCCTTCTGAGGGACAATTCCTGCAAATTATGTTGGCGGGAAATGAACAGCACAGTTTGGCACGCTCTGTGTGCTTGCGTTCCCGACCAGCCGCCTCGAAGCAGACTGCTCATGTACCTCCGCGACTCGCTTGATCACTGCAGGAATAATTGTAGGTCCATCATCGACCACATTCGGTTCTACCCAGCCCTGAGGGGCATACGGATTAAGCTGTTCACTCTAATTGAGAGTGTACTGCAGGCGTTATCCACTTCATGGTCGAAGCAAAATTAACACGGAGACAAACTGCTAGTTGGTCAGGGAGCGGCCAACTGtaacccccccccccctctgGCGGCCACTCGAAATTGACTCCCCTAAATGGCAGGGCTCTGACCAGATAATGCGCTTTTTCGTGAAAGCCATCGACTTGACATACTTTCTTTTCTAACGAATAAACAGAATTTCGCCAAATACATTTCCGTCGTTTTAGCGTGAGGAAGGGGCTCCCAGAAGACAAGCCAGAGTAACGCCGATCGATCGTGTGGATCGAAGGGCGCTTGCAAAACTGTCGTCAACCTGTGGAAACGACCGGTCTGAGAAGTGTTTTACACTAAGATTTTCCGGGTTTCTTACGCAGATTTGTACCTCTCTGCTTCGAAGGAGACTGAAAAGAGTGGAACAAGAATGCCGCTACCCGTCCGCAGTGCAGAGTGGTCGAGCCAATGCTGTGTCTGGGACGCTATCCACCCAAGGCTGCGCGCAACTACCCCCTTGAAAGGCTCAGCGTCTTCTTATCGTGAGCTCAGCATCCCCAGTTAGCATAGGTCTCACCGTTAAG
This genomic interval from Toxoplasma gondii ME49 chromosome VIIb, whole genome shotgun sequence contains the following:
- a CDS encoding U1 snRNP-associated protein Usp106, putative (encoded by transcript TGME49_262960), whose translation is MEEMRAQLAALMESIKAQPTDFTDPEVCKYFLTGLCPHDLFENTESGLYIKGYRFSLGPCKKTHSEELRARYMEARKTRRYGYEELSIQIVKQLIEEAERKVEKGQMRSDEGHIAPPEHVRQRLMAEVKALDDDIDEKLRKVDVLTEQGDHDAAANLGEVVASLQVKRCKLLFKGAEGTPQKLRPCDVCGALLSVFDTDKRLDEHFQGRIHVGFQKLRNILKKHLEYIASAPLPDASLRPQTMPSGTLSVNAMMAVNQIITPPPQRVDPAAIAAIARAQVQLPPPPPQPPAPAVNTVAVSAPPAVPASTNEERGRSRSRSADDKKSRSRSRDHDRKKKSRKRSHSRRRSKSRDRKRSSSKHKKHHSDKERSRDRDRRKDDHKEKHRHKGSKSRK